A portion of the Etheostoma cragini isolate CJK2018 chromosome 13, CSU_Ecrag_1.0, whole genome shotgun sequence genome contains these proteins:
- the LOC117955999 gene encoding actin filament-associated protein 1-like 1, with protein MDSKRQSVVMERLVNELGSLLKMLDNETVSPATADKMASVRNILDSMQLSVNRSDLYVNSCLYGNGTSFVESLFEDFDCDLHMLSVSPVEQKEHKDEEEKTHPNKSTPTDTPPPPLPTTPLPDDYYEEAVPLHPGSTPQYFTTNMNTSRNSVEDAYYEDADNNYPITRINGPPKNSYNDSDALSSSYESYEEEEEEAKGGEQPQRWTAEESPDGPVKDCRICAFLLRKKRFGQWAKQLIVVRDNKLQCFKSIKESSPHTELPLNLCNVIYVPKEGRKKRHELRFSLPGGEALVLAVQSKEQAQRWLKVVQDVGSQCSNTEGLDGSTSPIIQRKLELDKVLQCERQASDSDSGPTAENQSTAQGPGRDTLDSLNRGKRGAFSELTGSMSRAAGKKINRIITFSKRKPPLPGEPPSSSGHHDNPRCAVCVCVCVCVCVCVCVCVCVCVCVCVCVHQASCSEDLGRWLGVLFAETGSTTLPEELHYDYIDVDTLTDIRHAARHSFQWATTTATSSSSASTDSRTYDEVYESVVEGDVETRTGPVRRHASFSSRDSEKTEQQAAIKRHASNVNQYGRYGKTRAEEDARRYLNQKEELEKQKEELRHALISFRREKKEVKEEMKSVTGHGLEQRLAKLEMLCKQKEEERVELELRLTEVKENLKKSLARGALGPPTDSKISITAQGSKVEKVYNETLPINSASELRKRPPSFHSSSKGNVMQKAKEWESKKGT; from the exons ttgTGATGGAGCGACTTGTGAACGAGCTAGGCTCTCTGCTAAAGATGCTGGACAACGAGACGGTCAGTCCCGCCACTGCTGACAAGATGGCCTCCGTACGTAACATCCTGGACTCGATGCAGCTGTCAG TCAATAGATCAGACCTCTATGTGAACAGCTGTCTCTATGGCAACGGCACTAGTTTTGTAGAGTCTCTGTTTGAGGATTTTG ACTGTGatctgcacatgctcagtgtgTCTCCAGTGGAGCAGAAAGAGCACAAAGACGAAGAGGAGAAGACTCATCCCAATAAATCT ACGCCGACTGACACGCCCCCCCCACCTTTGCCAACAACCCCCCTACCTGATGACTACTATGAAGAGGCTGTTCCTCTACATCCTGGATCCACCCCTCAGTACTTCACCACCAACATGAACA CTTCTAGGAACTCTGTGGAGGATGCCTACTATGAAGATGCAGACAATAACTACCCCATTACCAGGATTAATGGGCCGCCTAAAAACTCCT ACAATGACTCCGATGCTCTGAGCAGCTCCTACGAGTCTTacgaggaagaagaagaagaggccaAAGGGGGAGAACAACCTCAGCGATGGACGGCTGAGGAGAGTCCCGATGGACCAGTGAAAGACTGCCGCATCTGTGCCTTCCTGCTGCGAAAGAAACGCTTTGGCCAATGGGCTAAACAGCTTATCGTTGTCCGAGACAACAAACTGCAG TGCTTTAAGAGCATCAAAGAGAGCTCTCCCCACACAGAGCTCCCTCTGAATCTGTGCAACGTCATTTACGTCCCAAAGGAAGGCCGGAAAAAGAGACATGAGTTGCGCTTCTCGTTGCCTGGAGGAGAGGCTCTAGTCCTGGCTGTTCAGAGTAAAGAGCAGGCCCAGCGGTGGCTCAAG GTGGTTCAAGATGTTGGCAGCCAATGTAGCAACACTGAAGGATTGGATGGATCCACTTCTCCTATCATACAGAGGAAGTTGGAGCTTGACAAG GTGCTGCAGTGTGAGCGGCAGGCGTCAGACTCAGACAGCGGGCCGACAGCAGAGAATCAGTCCACTGCACAGGGACCAGGACGGGACACCTTAGACTCACTGA ACAGGGGGAAGCGTGGAGCATTCTCAGAGCTGACGGGGTCAATGAGCCGAGCAGCTGGGAAGAAAATTAATCGGATCATCACTTTCTCCAAACGGAAACCTCCTTTACCGGGAGAGCCTCCCTCGTCCTCAGGTCATCATGACAACCCACGCTGTG CCGTG tgtgtgtgtgtgtgtgtttgtgtgtgtgtgtgtgtgtgtgtgtgtgtgtgtgtgtgtgtgtgtgtgtgtgtgtgtgtccatcagGCCAGCTGCTCAGAGGATCTTGGCCGCTGGCTGGGTGTGTTGTTTGCAGAGACCGGCAGCACCACTCTCCCTGAAGAACTGCACTATGACTACATTGACGTTGATACGCTCACTGACATCCGGCACGCTGCCAGACACTCCTTTCA GTGGGCCACTACCACTGCAACTTCCTCCAGCAGTGCCTCGACAGACTCCAGAACATATGATGAGGTCTATGAAAGTGTTGTG GAGGGGGATGTTGAGACTAGAACTGGACCGGTGAGGCGTCATGCTTCCTTCTCCAGCAGGGACTCTGAAAAAACTGAGCAACAGGCCGCCATCAAAAGACACGCCTCCA ATGTAAATCAGTATGGACGGTATGGGAAGACGCGTGCAGAGGAAGACGCCAGGCGGTACCTGAATCAGAAAGAAGAGCTGGAGAAGCAAAAGGAAGAGCTCAGACATGCACTGATTTCCTTCCGCAGGGAAAAGAAGGAGGTGAAAGAGGAGATGAAGAGTGTTACAG gtcaTGGTCTGGAACAGCGGTTAGCCAAACTGGAGATGTTGTGTaaacaaaaagaagaggagagggtaGAGCTGGAGCTCAGACTGACAGAGGTCAAAGAAAACCTGAAGAAATCATTAGCTAGAGGAGCACTGGGCCCTCCCACTGACTCCAAGATCAGCATCACG GCCCAGGGCAGCAAGGTTGAAAAGGTTTACAATGAGACTTTGCCGATCAACTCAGCATCGGAGCTTCGTAAACGGCCTCCATCTTTTCACTCCTCCTCCAAGGGGAACGTGATGCAGAAGGCAAAG GAGTGGGAGTCAAAGAAGGGGACCTAG